The Planktothrix serta PCC 8927 genome contains the following window.
TAAATAGGGTTTAACATCCTCAACTAACCCTGTCCATAAAATTCCGGGTTCTTGTTGTGTTGCATTTTTTAAAGCTGGGGGGGGATTTTTGCCCACAAGAATTAATAAAGTATTAGGATAAAGCTGCTTAATTTCAGGATAAAATTTTTGGGTGAGAAACTCTGCCGCTTCAACATTGGGAGGATAACCAAATGTCCCAATAAAAATCAACGTATGGGGATTAGATTTTCCCTCGAAAGCCGAAATACATTCACCTCGGCGCACAATATCATAGTCAGTCACATTGATTCCATTCGGAACAACATAAGGATTTAAGTTTTTTCCATATCGTTGTTTAAGTTTTTCAGCATCGGATTGACTACAGACCCAAATTTGATCGGCTTTATACGCCATTTTTTTTTCCATAAATTGTAGATGAAACTTTTCTAATTTCATCTTGGTTTTTAGCCTTAATCCCATCATTTGCTGAATTTTCTGCTCAAATAAATCTACTTCTACATTATGTTCATCAAAAATAATCTGACAGGGATAACGCTGAACAATCGGAAGATAACGACATAACCATAAATGCTCAAAAATTACAATTGTGGGTTGCCATTCTTTGAGAATTTGCTTTAAAATATCAACAGCAGGTTGGGTATAAAAAAAATCAATATAAGCATATCTCCAGGGTGTTAACCCAGATAATCGATTTTGTAATCGTTCTTTCAATGGCCGTTTTTGAGCCAAATCGTAGTGATACCAATTTTGTATTCCGGGTAAAGTTTTCTGGGGGGGTTGTCCTTTAAAAATAGAAAAAACAGCCACA
Protein-coding sequences here:
- a CDS encoding glycosyltransferase family 4 protein: MLNTSVRTLFITLDLPYPPRSGAPLRNWQNMNLMRQYGNVAVFSIFKGQPPQKTLPGIQNWYHYDLAQKRPLKERLQNRLSGLTPWRYAYIDFFYTQPAVDILKQILKEWQPTIVIFEHLWLCRYLPIVQRYPCQIIFDEHNVEVDLFEQKIQQMMGLRLKTKMKLEKFHLQFMEKKMAYKADQIWVCSQSDAEKLKQRYGKNLNPYVVPNGINVTDYDIVRRGECISAFEGKSNPHTLIFIGTFGYPPNVEAAEFLTQKFYPEIKQLYPNTLLILVGKNPPPALKNATQQEPGILWTGLVEDVKPYLAAATIVITPLFKGGGTRLKILEAFAADRPVVSTTKGAEGLDIENKKHLFIENEVEGMVDAVDQLWSNPSLYQQCVDNAYNLVKTHYSWDAVANRIQPLIQNLFKINS